Within the Candidatus Paceibacterota bacterium genome, the region GAGCCTATTTATGATCGGATTTGTTCTTTTTATGATGACTTTTGTGATAAATTTCATAGCAGATTTATTGATTTACAAAAAATCATTATGAAAATAAAAAACATTACATCGGAGTCAATATATTTTTCTATATTTCACGCCATGACACTTATAGGAATAGGGTTGCTCATTTTGACTCTGATTCTGCTGCTTTTGTCCGGATACTCCGTGATCGATCAGGATTTTCTGACAAGGAACTGGCAGCATAGGGACATTACCCAAGGGGGCATATTTCCTGCTATTTTGGGATCTTTATATTTGGGACTTGGCGTAATAGTGATAAGTTTTCCCCTGGGAATAAGTACTGCGATATTCCTTACCGAATATTCGAAAAATAATCTATTGAACAGAATAATTCAGCTGGCTATCAGAAACCTGTCCGGCGTGCCCTCTGTAGTATACGGCCTGTTTGGACTCGTGGTTTTTGTAAACATTTTATCCTTCGGCTCTTCTCTCCTTTCGGGGGTTTTAACGTTATCACTCATGACCATACCGTGGATCATTACGGCTTCAGTGGAGTCTTTCCAATCCGTACCGCAAAAATTCCGCGAAGCAAGCCTTGCGCTCGGAGCAACCCAATGGCAAACGATCAGAAAAGTAGTGCTTCCATCAGCTATTACCGGATGCATAACCGGAGGAATTATAGGCGTAGCTCGAGCGCTTGGTGAAACAGCTCCGCTTATTATGGTCGGAGCTACTTTTTATCTTTCAAAGCTTCCTTCTTCTCCCCTTGATAAATTTATGGCTCTTCCTTATCATACATTCATTTTAGCAACCCAGCATTCCAGTCCGTATGCCAATAGTTATGCGGCGGGCACGGCATTCGTATTGATAATGCTGACTTTTTTGTTGAGTTTGGGCGCGATCATTCTGCGCTTTCATTTTAGAAGTAAAAAAGATTGGTAAACCAAATTTATGCACAAAACAGTCATTTCAGTTCGCAGTCTTAATATCTGGTACAGTGATTTTCATGCAATCAAAAATGTCAATATGGATCTTCCTGAAAATCAAATAACTGCTCTCATCGGAGCGTCTGGCAGTGGAAAATCAACATTCTTACGATCCCTGAACAGGATGCTCGATATCATCCCTAGCGCGAAAATAGAAGGGGATGTGATTTTTAAGGGAGAAAATATTCTTGATCAGGATTCTGATGTAGTCTCACTGCGCAGAAAAATCGGCATGGTATTCCAAAATTCAACGCCTTTTCCTAAGTCAATTTTTGAAAATATCGCGTATGGCCTTGAATTACAGGGTATCAAAAAAGAATCCCGCGGATTTTGGAAAATGTTCAGTAATCAGAAATATGACTCACTTGAACTGGAAAAAAGCAGCCATCCTCTGGACAAAGCAGTTGTTAAGAGCCTTAAGGAGGCAGCGCTTTGGAAAGAAGTCAAGGACAGACTGCATCAGTCGGCATTCCGGTTATCCGGCGGACAGCAGCAGCGTCTATGCATCGCCAGGTCCTTGGCAGTGAAACCGGAAGTGTTGTTATTGGACGAACCTTGCTCGGAGCTTGACCCTATCTCAACCAGAAAAATCGAGGAGCTTCTCACTTTATTGAAAGAGAAATATACTATTGTCATCGTTACCCATAATCTATATCAAGCAAAACGAATTTCGGATCATGTCGGTTTTTTTCACATGGGAGAATTGATGGAGTTTGGAAGTGCTAAAGATATTTTTGAACATCCTAATCAACCCATTACAAAGGAATATGTATGCGGAGGTTTTGGATGAAAAATCGGCAATATATCATAAAGCTCAGCGACTGCAATGAGATCAGTGCGCTGAAAAGAACTTCTCATGCATACAAAGTCGGAAGCAAAGTTTCAATCACCTTCTATCCGGACAATATACTGATATTCGATAAGCCGGTAAATCTCGATTCGGAAATGTCTGTTTAGAAAGTCACATTCAGCACTCTCATTCGTTATTATCAGTATGGAAAAAATCACAGAATACAACACGAAGCTTTTGATGAATTTGGCAAAAAATGGCGACAGTGAAGCATTTGAAGCCGTTTATTGCAGATATTTTACACCCATATACAGATACATCCTGTGCGGCGTCAGAAACAGGGAGATCGCAGAAGACATAGCTCAAACGGTATTCCTGAAAGCATTCAAGATGATAGAGAACTACAAAGACAACGGATCTGATCCTGCGCCATACTTTTACACAATTGCGAAAAATGCGGTTATCGACCACTGGAAAAAGAAAAAAGACATTCTTTACGGCGACGATCCGGAAAGAGTAAACACTATTTCCGATGTTTCGAAAAACCCCCTTGAAAAGATCGAGGACAACGAAAAGGCGCAAGAACTGATGGAATGCGTTGGAAAACTGTCCGAAGACCAAAAAGAGATCATTACCCTGAAATTCATTTGCGATCTTTCTAATCGCGAGATATCCGCTTATACGGGAAAAAACGAAGATGCCATAAGACAGCTTCAATGCAGAGCTCTGAGGTCGCTAAAAAATATATTAAAAACAACGCATGAAAATAAATAACGAGAGCGACGTTCAAATAAACAAAGCCATCACGCTCAGGGAATCCGGAAAGAGCGATGAGGATATATTCAGGATGTTTCCCTCGCTGAAAGATGAAATATCCGAAATTTTCGAGATCATCGATATGCTGTCACAAAACGGAAAAAAAATGCTTCCCCCAAAAAATCTTTTGAAAAAGGTGCTTGTGAACGTACCCAGACAAAACAAGACTGAAAGCATTCTAAAGCAGGGGGACAGGACGTTTCCACGGCATGCAAACAACAAGCCTTTCGATGAGGAACCGTATCAGCAGAAAAGTCGAGCATACTTTAACATATTAAATCTAATTTCAAACACCATGAACAAAAAAACTGCTATGGGCATGGGAATTGTCATTCTCATGCTGGTTTTTGCAGTCGGCGCTTCAGTTGCACTGAAGGGCAAACGGGCAAAGAACTTAAACGATCAAAATATCGCCATAGAAAATGAGATCAATGCCGAAAAAGATTCTTTTGAACAGGACAGCGCGGACCTTGACGAACTGGCCAGCGACAATTCAGCTGAAGAAATAGGAACGGGACTTGCGGATATTGATAAAGAGGTCGAGACCGCATCCATAACCTCGGCTGCCGAACTGGAATTATTCGAGAAAGAACTTGCCTATGACCTCGACGCTTTTTCATCGGACCTGGACAGCACTTCCGGGATCGAAAATGACAATTCGCTAAACACACTATCTGCCGATCTTGGCGGAGTATAATAAATAATTATTTAAAAATATGAACAAACAATTATCAAAATTACTTCTCGTGGCGATGTTGTCGCTTGTTATAACTCCAAGCGTACATGCCGGAACCCTGAAAGATATCGACGATAGAGCAAAAGTAAATTATGAGCAAGCCAGACAGACATATCTTAGCGAAGTCGCAGCCTACAAACAGGCACGGCTGGACCTTCAAACAGCGAAACTAAAATTGGCAAGATTTAAAACAGTTGAGAACAAGGCCGCCTACAAAAGCTCCGTGCAGAAGTTCCTTTCAAACTCTGTTTCTGCGCTCATCAAATATCTCGAAGCATTGGAAAATAAGGCGTCAAACGTCCGAGGAATATCAGAGACCGAAAGAGCGGACATAATCGCTTATATCGATGTTGATATAAATTGGCTCAAGGAGAGGCAAACTGCCCTTTCCGGAACGCTTACGGACGAGCAGCTGAAAAGCGAAGCGATTTTGATCCGCGATTATTGGAAAAATATAAAAACCACTTTCAAAAAAGGAGTTGCGGATATCTGGATCGCACGAGTTAATTATGTCATTTCAAGAGCCGAAGAATTATCGACGAAGGTATCGGATAAGATCGAAGAGCTCAAAGCCGAAGGAACAGATACGGCCGAATTAGAGGGATGGCTGGCCGACCTGAATTCAAGCATAGCATCAGCAAAGGATAAAGTTGCGCTCGCAAAGGAAAAAAGACAGAACATCAGCGATGTTAATTTCGATCAGATGGTGGCGGAAATACACAGATTCGTCAAAGATGCGAATCAATATATAGTAAAATCCCATGCCAGCCTCGTAGAGATCGTCCAGGAAATGAAAAAAATATCTGGAACGGGAGAAGCCAATCAATAGATGTCACGAAAAACAAAGCACTTCAAATATGCTTTGTTTTTTATTGAATTTAGGTTATAATTTAAAATATATGAGAGGCTGCCTGATAAGTTCATACATGAATATAAATATACTAAAAAAACTGAAACAATGGAGAGATGAGACTGCAAAGAAAGAAGGCGTTGAAAATTACCGCGTGATCCCCAACAGCGCCATCGAGGAAATTGCAAGGTTGCTGCCAAGGTCCAAAGAAGAGCTCACCAACATAAAAGGCATCAAGGATAAAAAGTTCTATAAATACGGCCGCGACATATTCGACATAATCGGAGATTCAAAAGACGGACTCGGTAATTCAAGGGACGCTTCCGGAAATATATTCTCAAAATTCCTATCCGATAATTCAGTTTCCGCAGATCGTTCGACAACTGATCAGGAAAAAATATATTCCGTAAGCAATTATCTTGATTTTCTGAACGAAAAACTTTTCATGTCGGGACGCATCAGGATCAGAGGAGAGATTACGAGCGTCGATATCAGAGAAAAGGTTGTCTACTTCAGCTTGAAGGACGCAAAAGACGAAAGCGTTATAAACTGCCTAATATTCAAGTATAACTACAAGATTTCCGGAATATCACTTGAGCCCGGAGCTGAGGTTGTTATCACCTCGATCCCGGAGATATATAAACCTATGGGAAGACTGAGCCTGAAAACCAGTCTTATCGAAATAGCAGGCGAGGGGACTCTCAAAAGATCGTATGACGAATTGAAAGCAAAATTGGAAAAAGAAGGATTTTTTGCGCCGGAACGCAAGAAACCGATCCCGAAACTTCCTGAAACGATAGGCCTTATAACCTCGAACCAGGGCGCCGCGATCGGTGATTTCATGACGAATATCGGAAATTACGGATTTAAAATAAAATTCATAAATACCAGCGTTGAGGGCAAGCAGGCGATCTTTGATCTTCTTAATGCGATCAGAACTGCACGAAAAATGGACAACATCGACGTTCTGGCGATCGTCAGAGGCGGAGGAAGCCTGGAGAGCCTTCAGGCATTTAACAATGAAGTTCTTGTCAGGGAATTGCTCACGTTGGATGTGCCGGTCGTGTGCGGAGTGGGCCATGAAAAAGACATTTCGCTCGTTTCTCTGGCTTCGGATGTTT harbors:
- the pstA gene encoding phosphate ABC transporter permease PstA; the encoded protein is MKIKNITSESIYFSIFHAMTLIGIGLLILTLILLLLSGYSVIDQDFLTRNWQHRDITQGGIFPAILGSLYLGLGVIVISFPLGISTAIFLTEYSKNNLLNRIIQLAIRNLSGVPSVVYGLFGLVVFVNILSFGSSLLSGVLTLSLMTIPWIITASVESFQSVPQKFREASLALGATQWQTIRKVVLPSAITGCITGGIIGVARALGETAPLIMVGATFYLSKLPSSPLDKFMALPYHTFILATQHSSPYANSYAAGTAFVLIMLTFLLSLGAIILRFHFRSKKDW
- a CDS encoding phosphate ABC transporter ATP-binding protein, with the translated sequence MHKTVISVRSLNIWYSDFHAIKNVNMDLPENQITALIGASGSGKSTFLRSLNRMLDIIPSAKIEGDVIFKGENILDQDSDVVSLRRKIGMVFQNSTPFPKSIFENIAYGLELQGIKKESRGFWKMFSNQKYDSLELEKSSHPLDKAVVKSLKEAALWKEVKDRLHQSAFRLSGGQQQRLCIARSLAVKPEVLLLDEPCSELDPISTRKIEELLTLLKEKYTIVIVTHNLYQAKRISDHVGFFHMGELMEFGSAKDIFEHPNQPITKEYVCGGFG
- the xseA gene encoding exodeoxyribonuclease VII large subunit; amino-acid sequence: MNINILKKLKQWRDETAKKEGVENYRVIPNSAIEEIARLLPRSKEELTNIKGIKDKKFYKYGRDIFDIIGDSKDGLGNSRDASGNIFSKFLSDNSVSADRSTTDQEKIYSVSNYLDFLNEKLFMSGRIRIRGEITSVDIREKVVYFSLKDAKDESVINCLIFKYNYKISGISLEPGAEVVITSIPEIYKPMGRLSLKTSLIEIAGEGTLKRSYDELKAKLEKEGFFAPERKKPIPKLPETIGLITSNQGAAIGDFMTNIGNYGFKIKFINTSVEGKQAIFDLLNAIRTARKMDNIDVLAIVRGGGSLESLQAFNNEVLVRELLTLDVPVVCGVGHEKDISLVSLASDVSVSTPTAAAFAIRESWDDAMREFEYAKDTIMNSYGKILFENKYNFENNIRYGIRGGLDKIVVTFMGIISAIRSCEQKISSAISLKKERMDSLGKDIINEYEKVLRRSDEMIRAAESAVASNDPKRQLRLGYSISYAGGKILRSVKDVSKNDIIRTRLSDGTIDSTIKDITDD
- a CDS encoding sigma-70 family RNA polymerase sigma factor — encoded protein: MEKITEYNTKLLMNLAKNGDSEAFEAVYCRYFTPIYRYILCGVRNREIAEDIAQTVFLKAFKMIENYKDNGSDPAPYFYTIAKNAVIDHWKKKKDILYGDDPERVNTISDVSKNPLEKIEDNEKAQELMECVGKLSEDQKEIITLKFICDLSNREISAYTGKNEDAIRQLQCRALRSLKNILKTTHENK